The genome window CGTTAGTCGATATCGCTTGTCTTCTTAATAGCCAAATGTTACTCCCATAACCACACTGTCTCTGTCTCAGGAAATAGGGATCTTGCACACAACACTTGAATTTTTGACCTGAAGAAATGCTGCTCTGCACATTTTCAAGTTTTCAATATAACATCTTCCACGCTGTCCCGTATGCATGGAGTGCCCTCCCTCAACTGATTCATAAGGCCTTCTCCTTGAAATCTCTCCTAAAGACCCATTTCCCCTATGATCCCTATTAAGCAATCATCTAAGTAATGACGGCTAGGCAGAGGGGTAGGTAGAAATAGTGGTGCTGCTTTAATGGCTTTTATAAATGTaactgtgtatatatatatatgtatacaaaGTTTGTTTGTGTTTAGTTGTATTTTTCCATGCTCCTGTATGTCATTTTGCTTTCTTAGATTGTAAGCTCTTCTGAGCAGGGACTGTGTCATTTACACGTGTTCATGGCATCCAGCCCAAGGAAGAGTCTCAAACCTCCCTGAGCCCCTGGGTGATAGTTGGTACAACAGTCTACATCGTGCTCTTTGACGAAGTTGAGCATCATGGAAAGGAAAGCTAGGCTGCAGGCAGTGTCTTCTCTCAACAGGGAAACTTTcgctttttttatattaaacagGACAAAATCAGGTTATTATCCACTATTCTCCTGCTCTTTCctgacctcctttcaggtcacTAACAGAGGTTCCAGCTAGtgatattttctgttctccatTCAGAGAATAGGACAGAATAAACCTCAGTGCTAGTGgtgtttttactgaaaaatatgttttggcAGCATATAAAAAAACTTTACATTGTTATTGTGGAATCTTCTGTCAAccaaaaattcagttttctggGTCATAAGCGAGGGAGGCATTGAGGTAAAAATAATGGCTTTTGTGGTTCTGAATGACTGGTTTTGTTGGTTGTCTTTTGAGAGGGGTTCTGGTTCATGGGGaggacaggagaagggaaggacacACGCTGTATTTTTTATGTTCAGGATAGTAGATGTAGCATTTGTGCCTAAAAAGATAGATAATAACATCTTTAGTTTCATAGCAGCATAGCATGGGCAGTATTACCATCTTACTGCAGTTACGTAGCATAAATGACTAAAATACAAGTTCTACTCCATCTGTGCCACTGATTTTCTGCTTACAGTAGTTGCTTGACTCAGAGTGAGCATCCAACTTCAAGATGTATGTTTGGAAGGGAAGAGTTTTCAATAGTAAAACTGCTTTCTGGATTTCATGAGAtattggggtgggggggacaatgctttctttttccttttgcaactTGTAGGTTTTCAAGAATTGTCAAGTAAGTTATGTTAACATGTATACTAATAGTTATAGGAGCAATTTTTTAGAGGCAGTACTCGAGATAATTTGAGGTAATGTGTAGTTAGCCCATTAAtactaaagaaaaatgaaaatattcgtgcagcaattttaaataaagatttggaaacactctgaaaacaaaacttaaaagaaattttatgaAACTCCCAATGCATTTGATTTTAGTCATAACTTGCATCATCACCTATAGAAATATGTGTCATTAGGgtttcaaaattaatattttattataataaatttAACTGCTCATAAAATGTTCATCCAGCTCATgaacagtttctttttaaaggacttttccttcagattttgttttgaCTTGTTTATCAATAACTTCTAGTGGATGGGGAATTTTAAAATGACGTGATACGTAAGGTATACATCCATAAGCTAGGATCTGCAAGTGTCTAGATACATGATTTAAAATTTTCCTGGCAGTGAAAAAAGCTTAGGAGCGTGAAATAGGTTTTATTTCGTGAATAAGTCAGGATTTTCAATGAAAGCTAAAGTGGACAATGTTTAACTTTAAGAATCTGGTATAAAAGACTTCTAAGAGGAAGTACAAAGTTAGGAATAGAGCAGGCTAAATTTTTTGTAGTGAAAAGGAATGCAAGGTAAATAATTCTTCTGCATTAATAAATACGACTTTGATAGGGTCACACAAGCGTCAGTTGTGAGCTAGTGGTGGTGGCTTATTTGTTCCTAAATTTGATATGGTAATCAATATAAATGAATCACTCTGTATGTGTTGATACTGGTCATCAGGGTTTGATGTGGGCTACAGTACCAAACACAAATGCAGGATTTTCCTCCTTTGAATAGTTTAGATGCAAGTACCACCTCTCAGATACAGAGTAACTATGATATTGTCAGCACAGAATGTTATTACCTGGCATCAAGTCTTAGTGGCGTTTGAATAGAAAAATATCAGTTGATGGCattcaaaagaaatattattagCTCTGTCTGCAATAAGCATTCACACTTCATCCCATTCCTGTTGTCCATTGTTTCAAAGGCGGCACGTTCTAATGGCATCTGAAACAATGATATTGCAGAGCAAATATATATGAATGAATGCCAAAGAGCGGATTATCTCACAGTGTTATGTTATGTTTGAAGAAACCGCTCACAAAGACGTCTGGGTTCAAAAATcgtttttttatttcactgtggtGGAGTTGATGATGGAGATTTGTCTGCAGGAAACAGTGGAAATGCCATCAAAGCAACTTTCACAGCACTCACAATGTCGACTCCTTTGATAGTTTCCAGCATCTGCAATGCTTCTATGTAGGAAGAAGGTTTTCTGATCTTCAGCAGACACTGTATTTTAGAAGACGAGAGCAAAAGGCATCACGCTTAATGAAGAATTCTTAAAGGGTGTCCTTGTAAGTAATTGATTTGCATTACATATTTGAAATTCTAATGGGATAGCAATATAATAATAACATGAAGGTTGCCATCGGGCTGCTCTTTTTCTTAAGCATAAAGCGGTGACTCTAGGTGGAATTTTTGATGTatatccatgaaaaaaaaatggtaccCATCTTTTTGTTGATGTAGCAAGGTTACAAGTTTTATTACTTGTAGTCTTAGCTTGTGGGAAGTCCACAGCAGTGTAAAAAAGAGTAGGGTTAGGACTATGCCTATGgcatagtatttttaaaagagtttGTAAGAGAAAACTAATGAAAGCTGGAACGTTTCAAGGAGAACAATGCTAACTCTGTtttctactggaaaaaaaaaaaaaaggcacctgGGTAGCAGTGTGCTGATTAACAGTTTTTGTCGCAGCATCTTAAATTAACAGGTAACTCTTAGTACTGAACAGTTCTTAAAAATGGTTTATGTCACTCGAGGTTCagctttaatattttgaaaacaccGTACATCCTGAACAGAGGCCAGTTGAGTCTCTGTGTGGGTGTTCTTGTTTACactagaattatttttaatttatcgGCTTATTCTTGAGTATCAGCACCCTTTCATgatacttgtttttctttactacAGGACAGTAACTGAAAAGGTTTTCAAAACCTTTCTGCATCAGCCAAACAAGACAGTGGTATAAAAGAAGTTGGCAAGGAATTGTAAGTGTTAAAGAAAAAGTGAGTTTTGtagcatttgaaaacaaatgaagtaAATACATTGGCACATGTGTGTGCCCCTTGTGATACTCAGATATTATTAATTGAATATCTAACCACATATTCAAAATCATGAGTGCCTGAGGAACAGTAAAATTGCATGTGCTTCCCAAAATGGTACAGTTAGGTCAGTGAAAAACTTTTCAGCACATTTAATgtgttctctctctttttcaggAGCCAGGGAGATGAAGGACTTACCTCCCTCATCTCAAAACTCCCTTTGCtgctatttctctcttttttttttcttcaaatgttcATATACCCATGTTAATTAATTtctaatataattaaaaataaatatttttagataatTCATCatagtttgtttggtttttcccCTCGGTGTGGAAACATTGAGAGTAAGTGTAAGAAGAGGCTGCAAGTGTCTTAGGTCCTCCGCctttctttttggtttcttttggtTGATTGTCTTTCTTTTGTGACTAGGCTAAATTTTCAAATGCTGTCTCTTAAACAGAACATCAAATTGCCACTTAAATTCCACCTGGCTTGCAGGGTAGGAGTGGGTATTGACTATattctctgctttgtttttgttcttgAACAGAAACCACTGTTAGACAATGACCATTCCTCTTTCAAGGTAGGCTGAATTATAAGGCTCCAGGATTGCAGGTTCATTTTAAATACCTgtataattatttcattaattgAACATGCTGTTAAAGAGCTGGTACTTGAAAATTGTATCTGCAGAAAGAATTCGAACATAtcagttttctgctttccttaaaattacttttaatggTGTGACTATAATATGTAAACGTGACCTATATGTACTAATGTGAAGATATTTTCAGCCCTAAAAACACAAATGAGACTTTCTTTCAAGAAAGTTTTGATAGTTCTTTATTGTGAATATATACAAATCATTTTTATAAATGATGTACTGGTGTTTGTAGATACTCAATGTGAAATGATTCATTTTAGTCACCAAACAgtttttgttttactgatttATTCTACATAATTTACCCTATTTTAGATTTTAGTGTACTTTGTAGTGTTTACAGTATCCCAGAGAACATGCAAGTATTTTTACTCAGttttcacagaggaaaaatgtttcaaatgaCTTACGGTTTTGACTGTATTGCAAAGTACTTTTGTTATTTCCTCATTATGCTAACTGCTAAGTAATATTCTCTGCCTATTGTTTGCTAAATATGTGGggtttggcactgtgttttaaGCACAATCCTGCAAATTGTTCATTTGGGGTGGGGCTGGAAGAAGTTAATTGCAGACTAAAATGTACTCGTGGTGGCAGATTTATGAGGATTAACCTAATTGTCTAAATGAAACCTCAAATCTTTCTATTTCTGCAAATTTTTTAAACTATGCATTTACATAATGTAACTATAGGCTGATCTTGTCTCTTTCCTCTAAATGTgatcataaagaaaaaagattggATTTAAATCTTAAACCTTAATACTCTTACTTGGAAACGGCGCTTTGTCTAAGGTTAGTTTTTAAATTCTTGGCAGTGTATTGAAGGCCTTTACGTACTTTTGGTCTTTGAAAAATTTTTGTACATCTATTCCTGTTTTGAGTAGCTAAAAAGACAGGCATTAGTTTTCAGTGGACATAGGTCCTGTAACAGAGATCCATTTTTAAACTTCTGCAAATAAAGtcccctcttttccccagaGGCACTAGAGATCTGTTTATCAAGTGCAATTTCTCCTGTAACAAGCAAGATTATCGTATGAACTTCTCTAGTTCAagctttcttttgaaatcagtAGGTTCTCATCTTTCTGCTACCACCTCATTAGTATTGGAAAGCTGTTGTAGTATTTTATTTATCTGATTCTTTGACAGCGCTGTCTAAAATCCCATACGTACTGTTTGCTCAAAATGTCCTTTACACCATTTCCCCCACCCACAGACATTTACCTTGAAGTATTTATCAAGTGACTTCCTAGCTATTCTTTGACAAACTAAGCAGGGGAAGGTCTTCTTGCATACATGGGAAGTGCCAAAATTCTAGAAGGAATATAATGTGAATGAGTGCACCTACTTGCTTtagatgcttatttttttcgtaaatgaaaaattattattacatgCATAATCACTCCTGGTCTTTATGCTAAAAGCAAGCTACttatagttaaaaataaaagaaactttaaaaattaatccatAAGACAAAAGCAATGCCACAGCCATATTTTTGTGCACTTTATGCATTTTTGATAGGTACACATAAAGACCCTCCCTTTAGTTTTAGTACTACTTATGTAACTGACTTTTGCAGATTATTGACAAGGAAACAGATTTTATCAGctaatggaagaaattaaactaAACTTGCAAACTCATATTTAGGGAAGGCGATGGAACAAAGTATGTGCACATGCAGTACCTGCCATTAAGGGCTATGTACCTAGACCTGTTGACACCAAGGAAGAATGAATGTCCTGTGCTCCCATcacttttcaaaaggaaaaatacatgtGCCAAATATTTGACTGTGGTTGACTGCAGATGCTAGAAAAGGTGGGTGATACTATAGCATATAGGTGCAATTGGCATTGTATGAAGTTTTGCATAACTGATTGTGCCTGGTACAGTTTCTGTCTGTATCTATCTTAGGTATTTACAAGGCATCTATCACCTTGGTACCTAAGCAGTTTGAAAAATGCACCCACCCCAGGAGGCATGATGCAGACACAGGCAGAGGCCCAGGTccagagcagcagaggcaggTCCCAGGAAGCTCCCCAACTGTGTTACCGCTGTTGTTGAGCTCCTGGCCCACTTGGTGTGGCCAAGGAACATCTCCACCTACTTGTCAGGAGGAAGACGGTACCCTGCCCCTCACGTCCAGCTCCACTGGTGGGGAatctgaaaaggaaagataatGGAAAAGGCAACGATCCAGTAGCAGAGTTGAAACAGAAATGGTGGGATTTCAAAAGGAGGGATTCTTAAAGAGCAGCACATCACAGGGGAGGGATCAACTGCCAGTCCAAGTGGCAGGTAAGGCACAACACAGGCATAAATCTGCAATGTTCTTCAGTGAACAAAAGTTAAAGAACTACCTCTCATGTCTCTAAAGTTTGTCTATATCCAAAGCCCTGCTCTGTTCTTGGCCTCTGTCTCAGTCCTTTATCCCTACAGCTGAATGGACTGTTCAGTTCTCTGTGTATCTCAACCCAATAATTGCTACAACCCTAAATATGACTAATGACAAACATAAAGAACTCTCACTGGTAATGAATGTTGTGGTGCAAAGACACAGCACGGTGTAGCAGTGCTCCAAAATGATGGACGTATTCATGACTTAAAGGCTGGAATAATCCTGGCTTCTGTTCACCGTGTTCAGTACAGGATTGGGCAAACCACAGATCACCCCTGCATGCTCAAAAGGTGGAGCCTGTGGCCACCAGGAGCGATTGCTGGTCTACCACATCAGACCAAACTCTGATTCAGTCCAGTGCAAACTCTCGTACAGGCAGCCAGCTATGGGCTTTGCTGCAGAAACAGGGGACCAGTCTACCAGGAAAGAAAGGCAGCCAGGACTTTGATGAAGCTTCACTAGTTACTGTTACATGGACCACTATAATAACAGatctcattttttctttaaacacaacAGAATCAGTGAGgtaaaacaacaacagaaaaaaaaaaaaaaccaaacaaacagctTTCAGAAACCTGTGAGTCCCATGTGGCGTTTGGAAATAGGTCCGTAGTACTCACAGTAGTCAAATACTGAAGTTGAAGTGCAGTGGGTCACTGAATTCCAGAGGTTCATATTTCCTGTAGCCCATATGCATGCTCCTTTCTGATTCCCTTACTTGGTCATGTAAGGATCAAAATGGGATTCATGCCCTGTCAAAGCAAGGGACATGCTGTTAGGAATATGAAGCAAGTCACAACTTCAGAAGCTGGCAGTTTGTTGGCTGGTATCACTAGGTATAAATACAAAAGACATAAGTGACGTATTTTGCCTGTAAGTCTTACATATCATTGTGAGCAAAATGCTGCATGTAAGAATGGTACATAAGGTGGAAACAACTAGAAAGATCAGAGGATCTGACCTGTTCCCTTTGCTTCGCGCTTAAGGGAGCTACCTATGTTTCTTTGTACCCACTGTATTTAAAGCTTGGTTTTGAAAGGGAGAGGATTATTTCTAAAAGCCAGCTAACCACCTAAGTTCAACCATGTTGATATCCACTGTGGTCCATAGCCAGTTGTGGGTTGACAGTCTTAGTGCCCgcttttgggtttttatttctttctggaagTCAACCCTTTTCCAAGGAAATGAGGTAAAGGCAGTTAGTTGAGGTAACTCTTTCAGCCAGCTCTAAGCCTACTGTCAGCAGCTATTGAAGGCAGTCAGCCTCTTCTCTGGCCGATAAGGACAGGTTCTGGCTTATCCAAGATTTCCAATGTCCCTACTGTAACTAGTACACCTTTTCCACTGCACCAGCCTAGCCACTGGTGCAATCATCTTACCAAGATCTGCTCTGGATCTTAGGGCGACCTTTGGTCATCAAGGAATGGATTTATTGGGCAGAGACTGACACCTTCATCAAGGTGGTGTCAGCCGTTGACTTTCAGGCAGGTTTCCCGTGACTACACCGTAGTGATCGAAAGCTTCTGTAAGGCCATGCCTGTAAGGTACTCCATGCCCCACGTCAATGCTTCACAAAGCTTCCAGGAACTGGAGTTACTAGAGTTGTTGAAGACTTTGTTACAATTAATAACAATTATGCATATTCctccttttcatttctagtcAAGTTAACACACCTATCCTTAAAACTGTGAATGTATTCATTATTCATAAGTATTCGCCAGTAGTTTCCACGATTAACTTTCTGCCCATGGCTTTTCACAGACTGTTTGCTTGtattctttgtcatttatgttaTTGGTCACCTATGCCAGATGCTGTTTTTTCAGCTCCAAAAGGCTGAGGATACTGATTAGGAGTTTAGCACACGATAAATTTTCATAGAGAATAAGGAGCTTCAAAAACCTTTATTGTGCTTTTTCAGAGAAGCTTTTATTCACAAGCCTCTGGCAAATGTGTAAACGTGCACAAATGACAAAAGTGCTGAGATCCCCCAAACCCGAACAAGCTAAACTCAGTGATACTATTTACAGAAATATTCATAAATTAATGTGGGGGTTggaggttttttattttgttttgcttcaggTTTTTGACTTTTAGTTTATTTTGGTTCTATTATTTAATAATCATTAGGTGGGTTCTGTTTAGAACACTTGAAAATGGAGTTTTCACATATGGGGAATTTTCTGATGACATgtcaaaagaaatacaaagtcTTTTTGTCTGACCAGTGGCTCTACCAGAATGAATATTTATGATCCCTTATCTTTCTCCTATTCCATAGAATTTAACTGAAATGTGTGTTTGCTATGTGTGGTAAAATTAGGTCCcctgtttttttgttctttttttcatgtgtacTTAAGTAGAAAGATACTGAGAACTAATATTATAGTCCTACCCTGTAGCTGTAAAGAGAGATTTGTTAATGAAGTGTTGCAGCTATGGCTGTACTAGGCAAAGGGGAAGAAGAATTGCAAAGGAAGAAGCAGTTATTACAGTCAGGTTGATACATAGTCCCTTTCAAATCTCCATGGAGAGGAAGAGCCAATGATTGCATGACAGTTTGTCCCtaaaattcattttcataaGGACCTCATGCCTTTTTACAAATACAATCTCATCCTCACTTTCCATAAAACATGCAACTGGACAGTCAAGCCAGACACAGACAGAATGTGAATACTTTGAATGTGAATACTTTGAAGTAGTGAATATGCTAAATGCACAAATAATATCcattattttagcattttaaaaattcataattAAGCCACAGAGAATCCCTTTTAGAGCAGTATAACACTGGAGGCACTTGGGTGTAGAAATAATGAGTGCCGCATTAGGATTAGGGTAGACAGGGGCTGATCTATAAGAGGAGGGATCCTTGGGTCTGTCAGAAGGAGCTTTCATTTAAAGccatataaaattaaaaaaaaaaaataaaaatagaaaatgaaacacaaacgCCCTGATTCATGAGCAGAACCAAAAGTTTTATTTAGCATGACCTCAACACCACCTTCCAGGTGCAAGCTTACAGCTTCACGTTGAGGTCTGAAGAGCAGCATATCAAGTTATTTCAAAGAGCAGAAATTAATCCTTaaagaacaacatttttcaAGACTGGGATGCCAGGGAGTAGGTGTGACACTGATCTGGCATTCAGACCACTGTAGCATGAACAGCACAGCCAGCCAGCTAGCAGGAGCCAGCCAGCTAGCAGGAGCCAGCCACTGCTGTGCAGGTCACAGTCTTCTCAACAGCAGCACTTCTCTCACTTATCCCTTGCCTGAGTGTGAGGAACGCAGGCTCTTTGGGCTACTCTACTGCAACATTTATAGCCAGACCGCCCCAGATTGATTTCTGATGACCAAATTGTCCcccaacaacaaacaaaatggactctttttttttttttttttatctgaagcaTGGAAAGGGTGAGGGTTACAGCCACTGACTCACGTAATCAAGAATGGTGTTGGGCAGATCACGCTCTGCTATGAGACAGTGATGGCTGAGGGTGCAAAAAGCTTAGCCATTTCTAGGCTCTGGGAGTGCATTTTATGTAGAGGAGGATTTAGAGTAAGCACTTATGTAATATCCTCCTCGTTAACATCTATAACAATGCCTCTTTCCACACTAAGCTGCCACAGGGAAGCGCTTGCACTCAGATTGCCACCACGTGCCCTCAGGCAAGGGAGGAGGTAGCCAGGGGAGTGCAAAACCAAGTTTATTTTCAGGAGATGCTGAGATCCTGGCGAGCAATGCCCTTGGATAGCATTTCCTACtctttggagaaaagaataagaaaatccGGCCAATGTTGAGGAGGGCATTGCTCGCGGGATAAGTGCTGTGGACGGCCACTGTCACGCTGCAGCAGTGATTCGGGAGAGAGCGCACTGGGGGTGGGGATGACGTGAGACGTCGGACAAAAGTGAAGATAGCCAGCAGTGCTTCAGAACAACAAAGGGCTGCCCTCAGCCAGTGGTGGAGCACATCTGACACCCCAGGAAGCTCAATTGGACCCTTGGCCCTGAGCTCGTCCCAGGGATTTCTGACTGACACCACTGCAGTGCATAGGTGAGCTTTTTGATAGGTTCACTGACATTTCCTGTCACAGTCACGATGAGGTGAATTGGTAGCTCCTGCCTTGGGATGCAGCATGGCTGTGTGTGTTATGGGTACAGGACAGTGTGCATTTATACCAAAAGTGGTTAATAACGTCAACTGCCACGTGCCCAATGCAGTCACTAAACTTTAGTCCGCCCTTCTGTTTGCCCAAACACATACACTCTGGCTTCCCAACTGGCTTCTTTCTATGTGTTGTCCAATGCATGTAGATACCTCCATCTGCCTGGCCTCAGATACAGTGGTTGTTGCTCCTCTATTTGATTGCCAGATGTCACTGGGGAACAAGATGGGGAGGTTCCTGGATCCTCGGGGCAAGCTGGCCGTCACCGAGGGAGCTCGCCATCCACGCCAGCCGAAGAACAGGAATCCTCGGTGCCTGCTTCTGACGAAGACTCGCCGGCCAGGACCACAGAGAGCTGGCAGTGGCCGTTGTCCTCATCTGAAACGCACAGCAACGTTGGGGAGGATTTTGAGGGATTTCAAACACCAGCGCGGACTCCGGAGTGTACCATGGACATACAATCTCCCGGGGATCAGTCACTCAGTAGGACTCCTCAGTTTGAAAGTGACTCTCctgaggaggagggaaatgaTGAAATGAATGAAGAGCACCGCGGTGTTGAGCCTGTCCCTAGGGATCGGGGTTGGAGAGGGCAGCCCCAGCTAACAGAGGGAGAGAAGCTGTTGATGGAAACCAACAGTAGGATTGTGCAGCTGCTGGAAAATATCAAGAGGGAGCATGCACAGTCCATGGGTCTCATGTCGCAGTCCATGGGCCGTatggagctgcagctgggcaTTGTGGCTACCTCCACAAGAGCCATCCATAACTACCTGTCAGAGATTTTAGCTTTCCTCAAGCAGCCAAGGACGCAGGTCCTTGAAACACGCATCTCCCAAAGAGCCACCCCCCATGTCGAGTTAACCTGTGCCTCGACATGGACTGGTGAGGACGCAGTGGCATCCTCCACTGTGTGCTTACCAGGGGCTGAAGGGACGAGCGACTCTCGAGAACCACCGCAGGCCACACTGCCTTGTCGCAGTGGCCGGCTGCAGAGAGCCATAACCGAGAGGGCCTCGTTGCCCATGCCTACACGCCAGGCaaaagggggagggaagaaaaaataaccacACCATAggatttttagggttttttttaatgtgcctGTCCTTTTAATTCTTAGCCATAAGGCCATCAGTGGCAGAATTCAACCATTTCCTACATTGGCTAACATTGTATTCTGGCTGACTAGATTAGTCTAACATTTTGTAGTTTATATTTGCACTGTTAACGATGTGTGCTGCTGGTATTTGAAGAACATTTGCCTCTGTTCTTTCACTTTAACTTCATACGAGCATTTTTTTACTCTGTGCCAGGcattcattgcttttcttaCAAATACAAGTCATTTCTTGAGGCAGCTgttttttgagttttctttctccattatCCCATCCCCTCTGAGCAAGCATTCTGGACTCGGTGGTAAGTATACAGGTCTTGGCAATACTCGCCTCCAAAACTGTGTTCGATCAGTCTTTGCCTGGTGTTTCTGGCATGCCAGCCTGAGGTGTTGGGGTTAGCCTGTACCGGATCATGATCATTCTTATCCTCTGTGGGTCTGACAAGCTCACTTTCTAAGACCCTCGGTGGAGCTAATCCACATGTCTTGGCTATGTCGTACAATAAGTAATGTTGCCAGGATCATACCTCATATTTATCTTTTGGGGCCTGTATAGTGACGTGCCACCAGATCTATCTAGGCACCTGACTCTCATTTTCAAAGTTCCTTTTCTGATGGATCTGGTGGTTTGATGGGCAGCATTATAATTTTTCCTCTGAGAGAGTCTGGGGAATTGAAAGAGGAGTCACTAAGCAATGTGTTGTATGGGGATAAGAGCCGTCTCCTGCAACCAATCTATTAGGAGGAGACTGTCCCCTGTAATTATCACAGATattaattatttaagaaaaagaaaaaaaaaaagcaacttgcCTAGCAGCCAGACCTCTTGAGAATGTAAAAGTCATGACACGCTGTTGGGTACTGTGCTACTATGTCTGTAATTAAGAGCTTTTCATCAGAGATGACCTACATGTTGATAAAATGCAACTAC of Phaenicophaeus curvirostris isolate KB17595 chromosome 5, BPBGC_Pcur_1.0, whole genome shotgun sequence contains these proteins:
- the LOC138720945 gene encoding uncharacterized protein — protein: MVGFQKEGFLKSSTSQGRDQLPVQVADVTGEQDGEVPGSSGQAGRHRGSSPSTPAEEQESSVPASDEDSPARTTESWQWPLSSSETHSNVGEDFEGFQTPARTPECTMDIQSPGDQSLSRTPQFESDSPEEEGNDEMNEEHRGVEPVPRDRGWRGQPQLTEGEKLLMETNSRIVQLLENIKREHAQSMGLMSQSMGRMELQLGIVATSTRAIHNYLSEILAFLKQPRTQVLETRISQRATPHVELTCASTWTGEDAVASSTVCLPGAEGTSDSREPPQATLPCRSGRLQRAITERASLPMPTRQAKGGGKKK